In one Natronosalvus amylolyticus genomic region, the following are encoded:
- a CDS encoding SMP-30/gluconolactonase/LRE family protein, producing the protein MTRAKLAAEYDHRVGEGPIWHPDESLLYWVDIPSGRLYTYDPTTDQSRQVLSLERAVGGFTIQADGSLALFLESGGVALWDGSGGESDLEYLIDAIPGEEDSRFNDVIADPEGRVFAGTMPTESESGHLYRVDTDGTYVLADEEGYDIPNGMGFTPDGESMYVTESEARTIHRFEYDRATGDISGKETFVEIAEGDGVPDGLTVDEEGFVWSARWNGHSVVRHAPDGTKVDRIDVPVPKASSVTFGGDDSQQLYVTTAKGHDGADPSPAGSLFRAAVDVAGVPEFRSRLALE; encoded by the coding sequence ATGACGCGAGCGAAACTGGCCGCTGAATACGACCACCGAGTCGGCGAAGGACCGATCTGGCACCCAGACGAATCACTTCTCTACTGGGTCGATATACCGTCGGGCCGGCTCTACACATACGATCCCACGACGGATCAAAGCAGGCAAGTGCTGTCGCTCGAGCGGGCGGTGGGCGGCTTTACGATTCAAGCCGATGGATCGCTCGCGCTCTTCCTCGAGTCGGGCGGCGTGGCCCTCTGGGACGGCAGCGGGGGTGAGTCTGATCTCGAGTACCTGATTGATGCCATCCCTGGAGAGGAGGACTCGCGCTTTAACGACGTGATCGCCGATCCCGAGGGGCGAGTCTTTGCGGGAACGATGCCCACCGAATCGGAGTCGGGACACCTCTATCGAGTCGACACCGACGGAACGTACGTACTCGCCGACGAGGAGGGGTACGACATTCCGAACGGCATGGGCTTCACCCCGGACGGGGAATCGATGTACGTTACCGAGTCAGAAGCGAGGACGATTCACCGCTTCGAGTACGACCGAGCGACCGGCGACATATCCGGAAAAGAAACGTTCGTCGAAATTGCTGAGGGCGATGGCGTTCCCGATGGACTCACGGTTGACGAGGAGGGGTTCGTCTGGTCGGCGCGGTGGAACGGTCACAGCGTCGTTCGTCACGCACCTGACGGTACGAAAGTCGACCGAATCGACGTCCCTGTGCCGAAGGCCTCGAGCGTTACCTTCGGCGGGGACGACTCCCAGCAACTCTACGTGACGACTGCCAAAGGTCACGACGGTGCTGACCCCTCGCCAGCAGGGTCGCTCTTTCGAGCAGCTGTCGACGTGGCTGGCGTTCCCGAATTTAGGTCACGATTGGCGCTCGAGTAA
- a CDS encoding vWA domain-containing protein, protein MDTHVTFVLDSSGSMSRIENDTVGGFNTFLDDQQDEPGTATVTLYDFNTTVDQVYEGRETEEAPPLGETYSPSGQTALHDALNTAINETTDFIAGLEDHERPSNVIFVTFTDGKENASETPGDVVRELVERRQEDHGWEFLFVGANQDAALTASSMGMKANRSLDMDHSGEGARNAYRSTSERISRARREGSTGEYTDEDRQKQDESGDS, encoded by the coding sequence ATGGACACACACGTCACCTTCGTTCTGGACTCTTCGGGATCGATGTCACGGATTGAAAACGATACCGTCGGTGGGTTCAACACCTTCCTTGACGACCAGCAAGATGAACCGGGAACTGCGACCGTCACGCTCTATGATTTCAACACTACTGTTGATCAGGTGTACGAAGGCCGGGAAACCGAGGAGGCGCCGCCACTCGGGGAAACATACAGTCCAAGCGGGCAAACCGCGCTTCACGATGCGCTGAACACTGCCATCAATGAGACGACGGACTTCATCGCTGGTCTGGAAGATCACGAGCGACCGTCGAATGTAATCTTCGTCACGTTCACCGATGGGAAAGAGAACGCATCTGAGACGCCTGGAGACGTGGTTCGAGAACTCGTTGAAAGGCGCCAGGAGGATCATGGCTGGGAGTTCCTGTTTGTCGGGGCGAATCAGGATGCCGCACTCACCGCCTCGAGTATGGGGATGAAAGCCAATCGGTCGCTGGACATGGATCACAGTGGGGAAGGCGCACGGAACGCGTACCGATCGACCTCAGAACGAATCAGCCGTGCTCGGCGGGAAGGTTCCACCGGCGAGTACACTGACGAGGATCGGCAAAAACAGGACGAATCCGGCGACTCGTAA
- a CDS encoding ATP-binding protein has product MDIEPPSGILLHGPPGTGKTLLAKAAANETESNFLAVDGPELMSKWIGESEANVREIFETARANAPCILFFDEIDAIANERDGSQNDSGVTDRVVSQLLTELDGVDTLENVIVIATTNRPTLIDEALLRPGRLDYQLEVPLPDQEAIREVLEVHTRSKPIGEDVRFVELVEQTEGWSGAEVEALCREAAMVTFRDVAAETERAEVVDAVATATIGHDHFERAIRLLETDESFVEQRSE; this is encoded by the coding sequence TTGGACATCGAACCGCCGTCAGGGATTTTGCTTCATGGGCCACCTGGTACCGGGAAGACGTTGTTGGCGAAAGCGGCGGCAAACGAGACGGAAAGTAATTTCTTAGCCGTGGATGGCCCAGAACTGATGAGCAAGTGGATTGGCGAATCCGAAGCAAACGTCCGCGAGATTTTCGAGACGGCGCGAGCGAACGCTCCTTGTATTCTCTTTTTCGACGAGATTGACGCGATTGCGAACGAACGGGATGGGAGTCAAAACGATTCGGGGGTGACTGACAGGGTAGTTTCTCAACTGCTCACCGAACTCGATGGAGTCGATACCCTCGAGAACGTAATTGTGATTGCGACGACGAATCGACCGACACTGATCGATGAGGCGTTGCTCCGACCTGGCAGACTCGATTATCAACTTGAAGTACCGTTACCGGATCAGGAAGCTATACGCGAGGTTCTCGAGGTACATACACGGTCGAAACCGATCGGCGAAGACGTCAGGTTTGTTGAGTTGGTCGAACAAACTGAGGGATGGTCGGGGGCCGAAGTAGAGGCGTTATGCCGTGAAGCGGCGATGGTTACGTTTCGTGATGTCGCGGCCGAGACGGAGCGTGCAGAGGTCGTTGATGCCGTCGCAACGGCGACAATCGGTCACGACCATTTCGAGCGAGCGATCCGATTACTCGAGACTGACGAGTCGTTTGTAGAACAGCGCTCAGAGTGA
- a CDS encoding AAA family ATPase translates to MSTQRAREERFIEECHAHNPWWEGDVERLQHASAWHPRSDLYAVLNQIEKARDASDLFDRVFGWYGQTGIGKSTLLLQLIGTIVDAPSESVGLEIDRREYEIVDAFDPTDVLYIPIERSLYHLERAEEAIDTLGRVVEYFETRITTGSDRLILLDDLGVLESKPGRLAETIYQMVDEQTYVICTGSVREHVSLETETERLLTNPVPLLPVKFVDFAQMRLGDEQATRLERLQAGESTAARDDPDTLTLQDIRRPLRDDADPVSFAKTFDRLYFDVLDKDDRQSIAQEAREFLRHGGFPRQLTVGHSSTTAGETTNELARSHLELYLFKELARAKSIDRPENLQQLCSLAALPGTNEYGYRELAGRLDVDRRTVRNYIQVLEEGIVLTESTNYALRRHRKTRLYLRDPRHVVLLSQRHAHDGFESVEGRFPYNPSFERILCRTVVFDHAMRLAYNTGLEPSIEFAETEHGVIEYILRQNSTVLPFALGYEPRAGDATEAVTTFDPATGNHESVSGSYDAPVRFVITDAVPRGRQSEGTLQTTVDETTVCYVPFWAFLLIC, encoded by the coding sequence ATGAGTACCCAGCGGGCCCGAGAAGAGCGATTCATTGAGGAGTGCCACGCGCACAACCCGTGGTGGGAAGGCGATGTCGAGCGATTACAGCACGCTTCAGCGTGGCACCCACGTTCCGACCTATACGCCGTTCTCAATCAGATCGAAAAAGCCAGGGACGCCTCAGATCTTTTCGATCGGGTATTCGGGTGGTACGGCCAAACGGGGATCGGAAAGAGTACACTCTTGTTACAGCTTATTGGGACGATCGTTGACGCTCCATCTGAGTCTGTTGGGTTAGAAATCGATCGCCGTGAGTACGAAATCGTGGATGCATTTGATCCGACAGACGTTCTCTATATCCCGATCGAGCGGTCGTTGTACCATCTTGAGCGTGCTGAGGAGGCGATCGACACCCTCGGGAGAGTCGTTGAGTACTTTGAGACGCGGATTACCACCGGATCGGATCGGTTGATCCTCCTTGATGACCTCGGTGTGCTCGAATCCAAACCCGGCCGTCTCGCAGAAACGATCTACCAGATGGTAGACGAGCAAACGTACGTGATCTGTACCGGAAGCGTCCGCGAACACGTTTCACTCGAAACCGAGACCGAACGGCTTCTTACGAACCCGGTACCGCTGTTGCCAGTAAAATTCGTCGATTTCGCACAGATGCGACTCGGCGACGAGCAGGCGACCCGACTCGAACGACTGCAAGCTGGGGAGAGCACCGCTGCTCGCGACGATCCAGATACGCTCACGCTCCAAGACATCCGCCGGCCGCTTCGGGACGACGCTGATCCCGTCTCCTTTGCGAAGACGTTCGATAGACTCTACTTCGATGTACTCGACAAGGACGACCGGCAGTCGATCGCTCAAGAAGCGCGAGAGTTCCTTCGCCACGGCGGATTCCCACGCCAACTCACTGTTGGCCACTCCTCGACGACCGCCGGTGAAACGACGAACGAACTTGCACGATCTCACCTCGAACTATACCTGTTCAAAGAACTCGCTCGAGCGAAATCGATTGACCGGCCAGAGAACCTCCAGCAACTGTGTTCGCTCGCCGCACTTCCCGGAACAAACGAGTATGGGTACCGCGAACTCGCAGGGAGACTGGACGTTGATCGCCGAACAGTCAGAAACTATATCCAGGTTCTGGAGGAAGGGATCGTACTTACCGAGTCAACGAACTACGCGCTTCGTCGTCATCGAAAGACCCGCCTCTACCTTCGAGATCCACGACATGTTGTTCTCCTCTCTCAGCGCCACGCTCACGACGGATTCGAATCAGTTGAAGGACGATTCCCGTATAATCCTAGCTTCGAACGCATCCTTTGCCGAACAGTTGTCTTTGATCACGCGATGCGTCTCGCATACAACACCGGGTTAGAGCCGTCGATCGAATTCGCCGAAACCGAGCATGGTGTCATCGAGTACATCTTACGACAGAACTCAACCGTCCTCCCTTTTGCACTCGGCTACGAGCCTCGTGCTGGGGATGCAACCGAAGCCGTCACGACATTTGATCCAGCTACCGGCAATCACGAATCAGTATCGGGTTCCTACGACGCACCCGTACGCTTCGTCATTACCGATGCTGTTCCACGCGGACGACAGAGCGAAGGAACGCTACAGACCACCGTCGATGAAACTACGGTGTGTTATGTGCCGTTTTGGGCGTTCCTCCTGATCTGCTGA
- a CDS encoding DnaJ domain-containing protein — MDEAETTLYTFLGIHPSASQAVILEAYREKAGTYHPDTPTGSTAMMIRLNKAKAVLTDPAERTRYDRLGHRSYIAQTKLEGWWDDPASQQRQANRTRDRNTTTSSNPGSGDDSGQSRSSDNTQSTGNTETNTDWTAGSSRSTNSNTTSSTTGRATQTAHVDGGFVNRFWDETLISIAVSLIMWLGTTIAHVGIYAASASQTARTQVTDRKLLEILDRINRLGPNLSFAVPRVLIAVMLIVAITELLVSPAALTPVTSALLLVACGAISLGKEFALSVARLSSGAPRKPSDPADPVWVMNIGLLGLIGVVLFVTGSVHGSTDAMANVVFGMLTVPLSFVLVLGLTGLVITGLLSFLTDWSWEAIGMGVFGLFGLWIGARFLFAAESAIFQHVGVTADDLWMSYFTVGPLQAGRILNVFLGAVMTITLLTAFLFTYFWFTTIVRRGFFEQEYPTRPLLWEVASVGPVLTLVWTAMNGDQTRFGIPFEEVATLLVLVVLFVWPALLLTIYGAWVRYRYVPGVGIIR, encoded by the coding sequence ATGGACGAAGCCGAGACGACGCTATATACCTTCTTGGGGATCCACCCGTCCGCGAGTCAGGCGGTGATTCTCGAGGCCTACCGAGAGAAAGCGGGCACGTATCATCCGGATACACCGACCGGAAGTACCGCGATGATGATCCGATTGAACAAAGCAAAAGCAGTTCTGACCGATCCAGCCGAGCGAACCCGATACGATCGACTTGGCCATCGCAGCTACATTGCTCAAACCAAGCTCGAAGGCTGGTGGGATGACCCGGCATCACAACAGCGGCAGGCAAACCGGACACGCGATCGGAACACCACGACCAGCAGCAACCCTGGTTCGGGTGACGACTCTGGGCAGTCACGCTCGAGCGACAACACCCAATCGACAGGGAACACTGAAACGAATACAGATTGGACTGCCGGTTCGTCTCGATCAACTAATTCTAACACCACTAGTAGTACAACCGGCCGAGCGACACAGACCGCTCACGTGGACGGTGGATTCGTCAATCGGTTCTGGGATGAAACACTCATTTCGATTGCCGTGAGCCTCATCATGTGGCTTGGTACCACTATAGCTCACGTTGGGATATACGCCGCCAGCGCCAGTCAAACTGCGCGAACGCAGGTTACCGACCGAAAACTACTCGAGATCCTCGATCGGATCAATCGCCTCGGGCCCAACCTCTCGTTTGCTGTTCCTCGAGTCCTCATCGCTGTCATGTTGATCGTGGCCATTACCGAATTACTCGTCAGTCCAGCCGCGTTGACTCCGGTAACGAGTGCGCTTCTTCTCGTAGCCTGTGGGGCAATAAGCCTCGGGAAAGAATTTGCACTATCCGTTGCTCGGCTTTCCTCGGGTGCGCCTCGAAAACCATCGGATCCGGCTGACCCGGTGTGGGTGATGAACATAGGCCTTCTTGGATTGATCGGCGTCGTGTTATTCGTTACTGGCAGTGTTCACGGAAGCACTGACGCGATGGCTAACGTCGTGTTCGGGATGCTCACCGTTCCACTCTCGTTCGTTCTCGTATTGGGGCTCACTGGCCTCGTGATTACGGGGCTGTTATCGTTTCTCACGGATTGGTCGTGGGAGGCCATCGGAATGGGGGTCTTCGGACTCTTTGGACTCTGGATCGGTGCCAGATTTTTGTTCGCCGCCGAATCTGCCATATTCCAACACGTGGGCGTCACTGCTGACGACCTCTGGATGAGTTATTTCACCGTGGGCCCACTCCAGGCTGGTCGAATTCTCAACGTCTTTCTCGGTGCCGTAATGACCATCACACTCCTCACGGCATTTTTATTCACGTACTTCTGGTTCACCACGATCGTTCGTCGTGGGTTTTTCGAGCAGGAGTATCCGACCCGGCCACTGCTCTGGGAAGTTGCCAGTGTTGGGCCAGTACTCACCCTCGTGTGGACGGCGATGAACGGCGACCAGACACGGTTTGGCATCCCCTTCGAAGAGGTCGCCACTCTATTAGTCCTGGTAGTACTGTTCGTTTGGCCCGCCCTCCTCCTCACAATTTACGGAGCCTGGGTACGCTACAGATACGTTCCAGGTGTCGGGATAATACGGTGA
- a CDS encoding transcription initiation factor IIB: MSTAISNANTQESGETCPECGGSVVRTPNEQVCGNCHVVTNDTPIDHGPEWRAFNHNESRKRARTGPPVTLGDGDHDLATTMSSSGRDSNGAPLSPTQRQRYARLRRLNRWFVESGNAGRSLRDGVIQLQKLASDLDVPTSVQSRAQTLFKNAASDGYLTNYGIDRTVPAVLYGACKLEGVRLPIDMVTVVAHASRREILQTYRFLRRELGLEVPPTEAADAVPAICSELDVSHTVEREAKAVIGAFQQENPGSGTFPSTVAATAVYAVCRHLESLPTVSQSEVGKAAGVNPCTISTWHSEVEVYVVE; the protein is encoded by the coding sequence ATGTCCACAGCTATTTCCAACGCCAACACCCAGGAGAGTGGGGAAACGTGCCCCGAGTGCGGGGGATCGGTCGTCCGAACCCCTAACGAACAGGTTTGTGGCAACTGCCACGTCGTTACCAACGACACGCCGATCGACCACGGGCCAGAATGGCGAGCGTTCAACCACAACGAGTCCCGAAAACGCGCCAGGACTGGGCCACCGGTTACGCTTGGCGACGGTGACCATGACCTGGCTACGACGATGTCGTCAAGCGGTAGAGACAGCAACGGTGCTCCGCTATCGCCAACACAGCGACAGCGCTACGCTCGCCTCCGCCGGCTCAACCGCTGGTTTGTCGAAAGTGGGAATGCTGGACGCTCGCTTCGAGACGGCGTTATTCAACTCCAAAAACTCGCCAGCGACCTCGATGTTCCCACGTCGGTTCAAAGCCGAGCCCAGACGCTGTTCAAAAATGCCGCCAGCGACGGCTACCTCACCAATTATGGGATCGATCGCACCGTCCCGGCGGTTCTGTACGGTGCCTGTAAACTCGAAGGTGTACGACTCCCCATTGATATGGTTACCGTCGTCGCCCACGCGTCTCGTCGTGAGATTTTACAGACCTACCGGTTTCTTCGGCGAGAACTTGGACTCGAAGTCCCGCCAACCGAAGCAGCCGATGCCGTTCCCGCTATTTGTAGTGAGTTAGATGTTAGCCACACCGTTGAGCGTGAGGCGAAAGCGGTGATCGGCGCCTTCCAACAGGAGAACCCGGGCTCTGGGACGTTCCCGAGTACGGTCGCAGCAACTGCAGTCTACGCGGTGTGCCGTCACCTCGAGTCACTGCCGACTGTCAGCCAATCGGAGGTCGGTAAGGCTGCTGGCGTCAACCCCTGTACGATTTCCACTTGGCACAGTGAGGTCGAGGTGTACGTAGTCGAGTAA
- a CDS encoding HNH endonuclease has product MIEESEVTVTDCEQIRSEYSHNEGLEALSAKANLELPVIRYHLYGDCDHTTDVDPVKPPVEHRVSLAECNQYRRRVQGGESPQDISDEIDTRWRTLVRHLAGECDHDCEVEPLELVDLYKHTEVPTETCEEFRRLYHEEGLDVLTIAGESEFTYQTVLRHANGRCSHETDVEPKPVLKRGENIDRETCKQLRERWRSDTGLTFDDLGDEFGCNGETAERHVKFKCPHPHVETLVEEMAEFDDLLSDDDEPVGFDRGTILEEATEDALDIEEAGVDVVEPGHSRTTTTRIVRNSEPATDLKEAYEFRCQVCGQVRHRDGGNLYAESHHLRPLSPPHDGPDVPENVLILCPNHHADFDYGVIAVDPETLEIHHSYDESVDGEPLTVIESHSIEKSHLEYHFDEISEIGE; this is encoded by the coding sequence ATGATTGAGGAATCAGAAGTTACAGTTACCGATTGCGAACAAATTCGCAGTGAGTACAGTCATAACGAGGGACTTGAGGCCTTATCGGCAAAGGCCAATCTGGAGTTGCCAGTAATTCGATATCACCTCTACGGGGACTGTGATCACACGACTGATGTTGACCCGGTTAAACCTCCTGTCGAACACCGAGTTTCACTGGCCGAATGTAACCAGTATCGGCGACGGGTTCAGGGGGGTGAGTCTCCACAAGATATCAGTGACGAAATCGACACACGATGGCGCACATTAGTGCGTCATCTGGCGGGAGAATGTGATCACGACTGTGAGGTTGAACCGCTCGAGCTTGTAGATCTTTACAAACACACGGAAGTCCCCACTGAGACCTGTGAGGAATTTAGGCGTCTGTACCACGAGGAGGGTCTTGACGTCTTGACCATCGCAGGAGAGAGCGAGTTCACTTACCAGACGGTATTACGCCATGCTAACGGACGATGCTCTCACGAGACCGATGTAGAGCCAAAGCCTGTCTTAAAACGCGGCGAGAATATTGACCGTGAGACCTGCAAACAACTCCGTGAGCGATGGCGATCCGACACAGGTCTGACCTTTGATGATCTCGGCGACGAATTCGGCTGTAATGGAGAGACTGCCGAGCGGCACGTCAAGTTCAAGTGCCCTCATCCACACGTGGAAACCCTCGTTGAAGAAATGGCAGAGTTTGACGATTTGCTTTCAGACGACGATGAACCCGTTGGGTTCGATCGTGGAACGATTCTCGAGGAAGCAACCGAAGATGCCCTCGATATCGAAGAAGCCGGAGTTGACGTGGTTGAGCCGGGCCACAGTCGAACTACGACTACCCGTATTGTGAGAAATTCCGAGCCGGCAACCGACCTCAAAGAAGCGTACGAGTTCAGGTGCCAGGTGTGCGGGCAGGTACGACACCGCGACGGTGGTAATCTCTATGCCGAAAGCCATCATCTCCGCCCACTCTCACCTCCACACGATGGACCTGACGTCCCCGAAAACGTCTTGATCCTTTGTCCGAACCATCACGCAGACTTCGATTACGGGGTTATCGCGGTTGATCCCGAAACGTTAGAGATCCATCATTCATATGATGAATCTGTCGACGGTGAGCCTCTCACGGTAATTGAAAGCCACTCTATTGAGAAATCACATCTCGAATACCATTTCGATGAAATCTCAGAAATTGGTGAGTGA
- a CDS encoding AAA family ATPase has product MKAHAKGGAAVSAETLATLALSTNDLVSVTADGDQYAFARVTEAETGDGALPGIALDIYHCNQLGVGPGDRVKVQPATLPEARKISVRIPEVLYFQGRSTEIEQLVRSRLRHRPVGENHPVMINLELENADVGQHLPVRPTDVHPTGPAVVTNETRIEFDQELYFWRPTDQQTPETVGYDEIGGLSDELEQLQEMVELPFEHPELFDRLNIDPPTGVLLHGPPGTGKTLLAGAIADELDAHFAHIDGPEIIDKHVGVAQETLRGIFEQAREESPAVLFIDEIDAITPKRDGNSRMHLDDERLVTQLLTLMDGLDTTDDLVVIGATNRVDSIDHALRRGGRFDREIHVGIPDEQGRREILEVHTRGVPLASRVDLDDYAARTHGFVGADLETLVTEAGLNALERATARLETQRTAEYDDVLSELCVTIEDLDQALTEVEPSAIREHIVEVPSVT; this is encoded by the coding sequence ATGAAGGCTCATGCGAAGGGTGGAGCTGCTGTATCGGCAGAGACGTTGGCTACGCTCGCACTCTCGACAAACGATCTCGTGTCTGTCACCGCAGACGGTGACCAGTACGCGTTCGCACGAGTAACCGAAGCTGAAACGGGGGATGGAGCACTTCCGGGGATTGCGCTCGATATCTATCACTGCAATCAGCTCGGTGTTGGCCCCGGTGATCGAGTCAAAGTACAACCAGCGACGCTACCGGAGGCAAGGAAGATCTCCGTTCGAATCCCAGAGGTTCTCTATTTCCAGGGACGATCGACGGAAATCGAGCAACTCGTTCGGTCTCGGCTCCGACACCGCCCAGTTGGTGAAAATCACCCCGTAATGATTAATCTCGAACTGGAGAACGCGGACGTCGGACAGCACCTCCCGGTTCGCCCGACGGATGTACACCCGACGGGGCCGGCGGTCGTCACCAACGAGACCAGAATTGAGTTTGATCAGGAGTTGTACTTTTGGAGACCAACTGATCAACAGACCCCGGAGACCGTAGGTTACGACGAAATCGGTGGTCTAAGCGATGAGCTCGAGCAGCTACAAGAGATGGTGGAACTGCCGTTCGAACACCCTGAGTTGTTTGACCGGCTCAACATTGATCCGCCAACGGGTGTGCTGTTACACGGGCCACCAGGAACGGGGAAGACGTTGCTTGCGGGCGCGATTGCTGACGAACTGGACGCACACTTTGCCCATATTGATGGGCCAGAGATCATCGATAAGCACGTCGGCGTCGCTCAAGAAACGCTTCGAGGAATTTTCGAGCAGGCTCGTGAGGAGTCCCCAGCAGTGTTGTTCATCGACGAGATAGACGCGATCACGCCCAAACGTGACGGGAACTCACGAATGCACCTGGATGATGAACGCCTCGTCACCCAGTTACTCACACTGATGGATGGGCTGGATACGACCGATGATCTTGTTGTTATTGGCGCGACGAACCGAGTGGATAGTATCGACCACGCTTTGCGACGTGGGGGTCGGTTCGATCGTGAGATACACGTAGGGATTCCAGACGAACAGGGACGACGTGAGATACTCGAGGTTCATACTCGTGGTGTCCCGCTGGCCTCGCGTGTCGATCTGGATGATTACGCTGCCCGTACACATGGTTTCGTTGGAGCGGATTTAGAGACGCTGGTGACCGAAGCCGGGTTGAACGCGCTCGAACGAGCGACTGCTCGTCTCGAGACACAGCGGACGGCGGAGTATGATGACGTGCTTTCGGAGCTCTGTGTTACAATCGAGGATCTTGATCAAGCGCTCACGGAGGTCGAACCGTCCGCGATTCGCGAGCACATTGTCGAGGTTCCGTCGGTAACCTAG